GATGACTTCAGCGATCATCGTAAGCAATTCTAATCCTTTTCATAATTGTTGTTTCTTacgaaatgtaaattacactgcctaatattaaaatattaggctactcttctttcgtttgaattttctgGCGCTTTTTAACGATAGAAAGATACTGTTTCTTTAGATATCATGTCTTGTAACTTGACTATTTTCTCGAAGTTCGCAACACGAATAGTGCATCGAACAACGCCGTAACAATTCATTTACTTCTTTTGCAGCGGAGGATGGTGAAGAGCTATCGAGGATACACAAAGTGCGAGTGATACGCAACGAAAAGAGGGAGGGCTTGATGAGATCGAGGGTGCGAGGCGCGGATGCAGCCACCGCCAGCGTGTTAACGTTCCTCGACTCGCATTGTGAATGCAACGCCGACTGGCTGGAGCCCCTTTTAGAAAGGGTGGCTGAGGATCCTACGAGGGTCGTCTGCCCTGTCATTGACGTCATAAGCATGGACACCTTCCAATATATTGGTATTATTATAGCCTCTCAACTTCGTTTAACCCTTTTCTttgtgaattttcaaatagaacTGCTCGAGAAGttcaaagaataattaaaacgacTTGAATTGAATTcatataagaataattaaaaaatttaacatattaCTCTCAGTTTTCTCTTAATTCTCTATTCTCGACTAATTTGGTATCGactgatttttaaatattcgtctACAAACACCGCAGAGTCTACACTTTACAGCAAGCTAAAGTAGCTCTATTCCCAATCATATTTCGCTcatttaacactagaactaccacaccagtcaaatcgattggttttacaattttgttttaaaattcctacttcatgttatattttttccacaatgatgtaatgactttcgcaacgataaataaaagaataatataaagaattttattttgttttttatgtatttaaattcaaaataactTTGTATCAATGCTACTTATACAAACACCAGTCAAAATGGCTgatacttgtcaaagtgtaaaaggatcCTGCGATTTGTTTATCGAAcgccaattaaccagtttcctcgctTTGTACAGCTTCccacacgtttttaaaatttttaccgcgtatcattcgatatgatgatatcagatATCAGGAAAagtccggatcgatcgctggatcgctagatgctaatactaaaaataccacaccagtagaaacgactggttctacaattttataaatttgtcgagcctcgtttagggatcatggtcccagatggatcgataataccaaaaatgtagtactacataacatggaattccttctgtaagaaagtaacaaatcaataaatataaaaatattctattattattacgtattttttaaagactagtcattttgactggtttttgactggtagaaatagcttcgcgttaactatcggtagttctagtgttagaAGAAAATCTTGCCActtcgaaaatattctttttcgtttctaattGAAATCATATTTATCGATCATTGactgataataattaatctatCCTTCAGGAGCATCGGCTGATCTAAGAGGCGGCTTCGATTGGAGTCTAGTCTTCAAATGGGAATATCTGAGTCAAACCGAAAGGCAAGCGAGACAAAAGGACCCTACGCAGGCGATTAGAACGCCTATGATTGCCGGCGGTTTGTTCGTAATCAACAAGGCGTACTTCGAGAAACTGGGCAAGTACGACACTCAGATGGACGTGTGGGGCGGCGAGAATCTCGGTGAGAATACTCGATCTGTCTGTCATCCGCAGAAATTTGCCGAACGTGATTCGAGTTCTCGACCACGCCGCTTTCAGAGATATCGTTCCGAGTGTGGCAATGTGGCGGCAGCTTGGAGATTATTCCGTGCTCGCGCGTCGGCCACGTGTTTCGAAAACGTCATCCGTACTCGTTCCCGGGGGGCAGTGGAAACGTTTTCGCCCGGAACACCAGACGAGCTGCTGAAGTGTGGATGGACGATTACAAACAGTTCTACTACAACGCGGTGCCTCTGGCACGCAACATCCCTTACGGAAAGTGAGTACGCTTGCTCTATCTCGATTATTTCGTGTTTACGAGACGGAGAAACGCAGAACTGCTGTGtagaattcgatgaaattaacgctagaactaccagttaccttttttcttttttctaattgtaTTGCTAGAAACACACGAgtgcttttattaaattggCTACTTTTTTAtggtatatttttcatattcaaccACTGACATGCCTGTGTTTTTTAATGGCCATGCTAAAATCCATAGCGTTTCTTTACATTTGCATTGTAATTTATAGTCATCCGTTACTTCAATATCGTTAATCTTGCTTGAATGTAATTCTCCAAcgttcgttattcgttatgtaATAACGATAAACAGATATTTTAAGTTTTGTTTAGGATATATGCAACGgtaaattatagatattttgttGCAATTATACGATGAGATAATTACGatagaaggaaatattttgtatgaagTAATTTCTATTTGCAAATTAAGATGGAGGAAAGagtgaagataaaaatatattgcaagaTTAATTTGCCTCCGTCTAACTTAACCAGAAATATAGCGCAATATCATAAACGAAGGAGTCGAATAACCGAGCCCAGGTGATTTACACACGGATCCGCGAAACGGAGAACGTGTTAAGCTTCCAAATATCGGCGGGCCGGAGAAAAAACAAGACAACGAAAGTACGTTCCACCTCTGGGAAGGAACATAAATTACTCGGCCGCAACTGCAATTCCCGCTACCAAGAACAACATCGATACCCTCGCAACAATCTCACGACACACTCTGTACACAATCTATTCATTGGGCAAAGTTTCGCGAGAAGCAAGTTTCTTTCCCCCTGGTTTGGATCGTTTATCACGAGCTAATTTCTGTGCCGTCTCGCGTGCGGCACACAGAGAAAGGAGGAAGCTCGATTTACGAGCCGAAATACCCGATAGtcgatttcattaaaacgCGTCAGCGCACGTGAGCCGTATTAATAAAACGGCCCCGGTGTCGTTTCCCTTGTTTCAGTATTCAAGACAGGATGGAGCTGAAGCGGAAATTGCATTGCAAGCCCTTCAGTTGGTATCTGAAAAACGTGTATCCCGAGCTGGTTATACCAACGAGCGAGGGTGGTCCTGGTGGATCGTTGAAGCAGGGTACAGCGTGTCTGGACAGTATGGGCCACCTTCTCGATGGGAATGTGGGTCTTTACCCGTGTCATGACACCGGCGGTAACCAAGTAAGTACGCCTGCCCTCGTTATTCATCGTTCTCCGCTGTGTCCTGAGTAAACTGGACCAGGCATGCTCTCGTAGAAATAACTCTTCGCCACGCTGTTAATATTAATCCGTGTATTCaattttacgtttcaattATCGCGGTGAGGATTCCGTTCTGTGCCGGTGGATTAACGGGTCGACCGGGCTGCTTCGCGGTCCTTCCACAGAAGCTtccaaaggaaaagaaaatactctTTTGAAGATTGTTTTTCAATCTTTTGAAATCCTTTGTTTTAATGTACGAGTGCTGAATTTGCGAAAACATCGATCAATACTATCGGATTACTAGGATCTTTCATGCGACGCagtgaaaatttaaatctttcgTGAAAGAAcattaaatagattttaatgCTACTAGAAATACTTTCTCGGTAgttttttacctttttcaaGTTAAAGCAAATTTTCGAAagtaaattactaaaatttgaaacctaCTTTTCCCTGCATGATTAGCAGAGAATCGCCTccacttttcaatttccactaaaaaaaaatcttcaaaaattcctcttatatttttctacaaatcCACTCTTTAAACAGATAAGCCTCTAAATATACTCTGTTTAACATCGCCTAAACAATTTCTTACAGGAATGGGGTCTGACGAAGGACGGTCTCATCAAGCACCATGATCTCTGTCTGACATTGCCAGTGTACGCGAAAGGCACGACGCTATTAATGCAAATCTGCGACGGTAGCGAGAATCAGAAATGGAGGCACCTGGAGGGTGGCTTGATCCGCCATTCGAGGATCCCAGTGTGCGTTGATTCGAGATACCATGCACAAAGAGGCATCACGGCGGAGAAATGCGACTCCAATGCCGAGACACAAAGGTGGCATCTATACAATCACAATCACTAGCTTCAAAGGACGACCAGTGTTTCGTGAAGACCGCGGTGCCGTCGTCATTCACGAAGGGCCGAACGAGTACAGTATTTGATCAGAAGAAGGAAGGTCGATCTAATCAGGGAGGGCAATCTGATCGATACAAGATCGAGATCGCTCAAACGAACCCGATGATGATTTACACAGGGTTCGTTGCAttgagagaaaagaaaggaccTTCTTGACGAGGCCTGAAGATGAAAAACTATCTGAATTAGAAGAGTGGTATATCAATCCGATATACTCATAGATTTAATGAGACTGTTTGAAGAGATGTTTAAGGAGAGATCACAGAGAACATGGAATTGAATTCATGTTTCATAGCGGAGAAACAGATTGTCTTTTCGTTCTATCTTAAGTAGAGAATGATATGAAAATTCGAGGAGAAGTTCACCCTTTGTGAGATTGATTTGTGATGAATGAAGAATATATCtacgctttcttttttttttttttattttaattgatcgatgatatttgattgtaaaataagaGTTTGTCCTAGTCGGTAAAAGGTTAATTTCGAATCGCTACTTCGAAGCGTATTCATTTCAGTGCATTTACGTTAACCTCGATGATCTCAAATGGAATCATTTTGGAACTTCATCGTGTAGAATAAAAGTcaaaaggaacaaaaaaatGGACAAATTCCAACATCGTAATTTTAAGCGGACTCTCCACTCATTGATCGTTTGAATATCGTTTAGACAAACGTTGAAACGCTTATCAATTTTCATGCAATCGACGCgcgatttattattacatgGCGATTGATTCTCCAGCGTTGTTTCCGCGAGAATAAAACAAAGTAACGGCAAACTGTATCTTTTTACCAATTTCCCTATTTCCACGGCCTTAAACAATAAACGTAAAGGCAAAAACGCTATTTCTAGATCGATTATTAGTTTCTTAGCCGACCACACGacacacgcatacacacaCGGTATACGTGGCGCGTCGATATCGATGTGCGTCTCCGATCTAAGTGCAGATCGCGACGCGAATCGGGTGCTTCTCGATCCAAAGACATGCGCTACCATTCTCACaaagagatttatttttctataagaaaattgtatacttACTTGGTTGTGCGAATAGCTGGGAATTATGGTGTGCTCGCCTCACGGAGATTCGACGTGTTACAAAATCGATTTACGTTAGTCGTTTTGCTGTTGTGTCAGACGAtgcttgtttcttttaaatttctttcgctaCTTGAATGCTGGTGACAAAATTTGccttttctaaaaaaagaaataaatttataaataaaagaataagtTAAATAACCATCAACACGTCGAGTTATCCAAAGGCGAGAAAATGGAGCGACTACTATACAGCAAGATGCAGAGAAAGAACGATCTTTTGTACACTGATACTTTCACGGCGACGATGATTCGACTGCCGTCATCTCGCATTCAACCTCTGacacacgtatacatatatgtacacagAAGTTACGCTATCGAATTATTGTAAGCTTTTGTATGATACGAACGCGTCCCAAATCACTTACACATGTAGCTACGTTCGTAGGTTTACGAAACCAGTGTTTCACATTCGGAAAAAGATTGTTTTTACTCTTAAAACGCGTTAAGCTAAGCTATCGGACAATatgattgaaatttcatcgattccGAATTGATGcattgtacatatgtatgtgtttaAAAGATCTCGTTTATCGAACGATTCATCTAAACGCGCATATTTCGAGCCGTCGATTTGGctcaaattttatgtataattgaCGCACTACGCGCATAATAATTTTCCGAATACATGATAGAACACATGAATAATGTATCATGTGCATTTGGAATGTTATTGCATGCGATGTAGTCTTACTACATACTTTCCTcgtcaaaattttaattcaaacgcATTCGCGTGAATCTTTTCATTCAATcgctaaattaattaaacgctgCGAACGATAACACGTTTAAACCTAAGAATTTTCCCAACTTGCTCGAGAAAGATCCTTCGGATCTACGAAATGTTACAAACGAACagacaaaaatatcaaaaaggTACTAAACGCGCAGAATAATGAAGAAGTTCCTTTCGAACTTCCGTTTTTTCTCGATCAACTCACTGTATCGACGCGCTGTAAATACTTCGACGCGATCGATCAATCGTCTGTTTCCCGTCCTAAGGCGTCTCTGAGTGATTTACGAATGATGTCATTCGTACCTTTCCGTTCGCGAGTAACGGGGCAACCATAATCCCGTGCtaaattgtacataacgtgtctacaatatatatatatataagttaaataaaagCGTCGTACTTCCACGAATCTGTAAGATGTAAGATAAACGAGCGACTTAACATTTAAGATTAAGGTACAGGGCGCTTGATCCCCGTGCTCGGTTAACAATAAGAAATACGCTGTACATTGTCACGAATATTTCCGACTTGTCTATTGTATGTACGATACGTTCAATTCTTTATTAGCCTCGTGTTTATTAAGATAATGCGCTGTTGCAAGGGAAGGATCCTATTTAAATCTTCTTATTCCGTTTAAGAAGCTCGATCCATTGAAGACTCGGTATGTGAAAGCAacgtttctatatttaaagataGCTATTAAGGGATGAAGcttttgttttacatttaatttatacatataactatGCCATCCCTTCGACATTGAAACTATATCGAAATTGTAACGAATCCACAAAAATAatcctgaaaaaaaaaaaaaatacaatatatgtatgcatatatgGACGTTCGTTTTCGACACCGAATACCTGTCTTCAAGGTGTACACGTTGTATTTCTACGACTCTGTATTTTGCAAATGTATCATACTAAAAAACTAGggatatatataagtatatacgAGTGGTAAAtgcttatatatatttgcatctCGTACATTAAGAACgcgataatataatacttataGGAACAAggttttttctaataaaatattggagTTATTCCAAAAGTTACACGAGTATTtcttaaattgaaattcattaatgaacattcattttattgaaaacatcatgtacaaataatttagCAAATTAACTTACTAAAACTGAATCTGTTAATTTACAAGCAAGTATTATGACTGGCCACCACGTTTCTTCAGCGCCTTTTTAACTTTCTTCTTAAACTCATccaaatttatatcattattctgttctttcttttcttttgattGTTCTTCGGGAGGTACAAATGCTTCTGCTCTGCGTTCTTGTCTCTTCTTCTCAGCCTCCTGGTGCCTGATGTCCtgttccctctttctcttggCTATCCTTTGCTCCTCCTTCAAGAAATATTCTCCGGAAGCTATCATCTTATCTACCTTGCTCTCCTGTTGTGGAGGTGGGAACGGAGTATAcggtttcttttctttcttattcctAGGTTGCTTCCTCTTGCTAATATTCTTACTGTTGAATTTAGGCAAAAATCTTTcccaattttcatttttcagttTCGGATCTTTCGCCAACTCTCTCTTAATCATCAGTGctttaatgttataaataggatgaatatttttcatagtaTCTTCCACAATACGCCTCACTTGAATAAGACCTTTGTAAGGACCCAATGCAGCCACTGTCTGTCCCTGTACAACGACATAACAATTTGTTAACAATTCGATGGATTTCAAGGTACATCCTTTTGGTCCTATGAGCCTCTGTCGTCTCTTGACAaacttttctctgtttcttacAAAAGATGATATCTTTATGATATCTGAGCCAATATCGTCTTGAAGTACCTTCATTGCTTGCTCGAAAGGAACAGATCTGGACATAAGTTTGAGCATGTCACGAGCTTTAATTATGATATACGGATCCCAAGTTTTTCTGGTGGTCTTCACAGACATACTACCTTCGATGAGGTCCAATTCGGCCTTGATTGCATGTTCATCTAACGATTTTTGAATTAATGGCCAatgttcttttaaatattgttctCTATATTTTGGAAACAAAGTCGCGAACGAACTTTCTTCGAGTAAACGATGTGGATTATCCTCGGGCTTAAAAGATGGGATTTTTAACGACCAGGCATTGTCCACTGGCCCCGTTACTTTGGGGCCGCCTTCTTTTTCGGAATCGCTCATTTTTCAcgcaatattttaatgttttaatattacactAAACAATTAAACTTCATATATATAGCCTCGCGTCAAGGATGGTTTCAcagattatattttcttcgcgaGGATAGAATTAATGTCTTTAATATCACAATAAACTTTTAAATCAACACACAAAAAGGGACTTTAGTATTTGTTTACTTGATAATTGCACGTGCTGATTAAATGTGTCGACCTCGAATTAAGGTTATGTTATTGATTTTCACTACGCACGAAGTATGAGTCGTGCAAACGCAAGATGGCATACCTATCCGATATGGGACATTCAAATGGAATGTTCAtaaaagatgaaacaaatttacgctatacttaataaaaattgaattttatatgtcATTCAGGCCACAAAACGTTTaggcaataaaatttctataacaaTTTGGTAAAttgttgataataatttaatataaataagaacCTAACATGAGTAACAACATTCGAAGTATCTGATGCTCGAAAATCGTAAGACTATTGCCACCTTGTGGCGTACTTAgatttacgtataattttgGCGCCATTTATGTTAGCTAGCTTCCATAAATTGACTAAGATAATACAAactatgaatatatatttatctttatctatCGTAGTTAATTAAACCTGGAATTacgatgtaattaatatagaCTTAAAGTATTTGTTAAGTTATCTTTCAACTAGCATTATTTGCAAGAAGGGATTGCATTCAATGATAGAAGGAACGCATGAGGTATCTATGACGCagtttattatac
This genomic window from Bombus pyrosoma isolate SC7728 linkage group LG4, ASM1482585v1, whole genome shotgun sequence contains:
- the LOC122566534 gene encoding polypeptide N-acetylgalactosaminyltransferase 2 encodes the protein MRRNVKIVLLLSCAWMFAFVYYYHTSRDTKNENRALRLKEPASLALSAANSGNYVDPDGTAIVMSSELLPAPTPDPRVTWNYFDEQGYVSRGGLRAGEDPYARNKFNQEASDGLPSNRDIPDTRSAMCRMKQWRRDLPPTSVIITFHNEARSTLLRTVVSVLNRSPEHLIKEIILVDDFSDHPEDGEELSRIHKVRVIRNEKREGLMRSRVRGADAATASVLTFLDSHCECNADWLEPLLERVAEDPTRVVCPVIDVISMDTFQYIGASADLRGGFDWSLVFKWEYLSQTERQARQKDPTQAIRTPMIAGGLFVINKAYFEKLGKYDTQMDVWGGENLEISFRVWQCGGSLEIIPCSRVGHVFRKRHPYSFPGGSGNVFARNTRRAAEVWMDDYKQFYYNAVPLARNIPYGNIQDRMELKRKLHCKPFSWYLKNVYPELVIPTSEGGPGGSLKQGTACLDSMGHLLDGNVGLYPCHDTGGNQEWGLTKDGLIKHHDLCLTLPVYAKGTTLLMQICDGSENQKWRHLEGGLIRHSRIPVCVDSRYHAQRGITAEKCDSNAETQRWHLYNHNH
- the LOC122566535 gene encoding KRR1 small subunit processome component homolog; its protein translation is MSDSEKEGGPKVTGPVDNAWSLKIPSFKPEDNPHRLLEESSFATLFPKYREQYLKEHWPLIQKSLDEHAIKAELDLIEGSMSVKTTRKTWDPYIIIKARDMLKLMSRSVPFEQAMKVLQDDIGSDIIKISSFVRNREKFVKRRQRLIGPKGCTLKSIELLTNCYVVVQGQTVAALGPYKGLIQVRRIVEDTMKNIHPIYNIKALMIKRELAKDPKLKNENWERFLPKFNSKNISKRKQPRNKKEKKPYTPFPPPQQESKVDKMIASGEYFLKEEQRIAKRKREQDIRHQEAEKKRQERRAEAFVPPEEQSKEKKEQNNDINLDEFKKKVKKALKKRGGQS